caagcccctatggatttgccacacgggcctggggaatttccacacaggcgtggataatttccacacaccaatgtggattctttggaattctaTTTTTCGGGCGAcagtgaacagtacctactacaataatttgctgcagttttgctacagtactctgctacaataccggcctgaaacactctcgaatccatgttttcattgaggtaacattaATGAGCACACATTTACGTCTTAGATGGCTTTGCTTTTTTGAATAACTAGCCTCAttattgaagatctttctatcattgcacaagtcgggatactcgaatgtgattgcctttgtgcccctccaaaccattgtgctagcttgaatacatggaggttggcacgtattctcgcatcttgagccTAACTTATTTCTTCGCATtagacccttctcaagatttcctcctaatagtgcgttcacgatctacattggcttctatcTTTAACATTCaacttcataaccctatatgcatgaaagtaacacaaatgcacaagtattagcactaaaacctgataaaagtaatgctcatcataagaaaagaacacttagcattcttatcacactagcacttatcaattaggctagatagtagagaagaagttagtactagtaaccctgttccctgtggattcaactacccactcaccggggtaattattactttaacaccaatgcacttgtggtacacacatgcagattcggacgtgtcagtaatccttatgatagagtgaaactttattaggattagacaaagcaaggttggagagggtcgagagggtgagttgagaggtaatGGAACCCGCCCTTTCCCTtttgatgtggtttatcctacctccacattccaagagttatttatagtcatgatagagtgaagtgctaagagacaaactccattgggcttagttgcacaagcaacagagtgaagggttgaagtaatcgtgactaggggccttccgcctggaccaaggGGTTAGATCAGTATTAGGTAATAGggcttatcacttggagtctctagagctttaagcaaccttacacaatTTGAGGCATTGAGAGCATGTCTTTCCGCaggagcatagtgtagggttaatcatggttgaccttaggtttgggacagtgtgtatttggattttcacgactcattaaacatctaTTAGGAGTCATAATAATTAGCCTtatacttgaaacaatagtcctagggtgagcaatgtccgggtactcCATCTTTTTATCGATACCTCCCCTTATCCCTATTGcgctttcctttcttctcttaactcttatttgcattgatattgttcactcactcaTGACTTGgctttcactctagctaaatagcattactattTACttttgagcactattccctgtcgatacaactacccactcaccagggtactttattacttcgacaacccttGCACTTGAGGTACACAcgcgcaaggggtgtgtcaccctACATCACATGTGAAGATAGAATTGGTTATCAAATGTTGGGGAGATGCCTTCTTCACTTGCTTGTGTATCccttgttgataagtgcttgtgcgatatgaatgcgaagcattcattccttatgttagcattacttttcttgggtttttacactaatatgtgtgttttatgttacttttatgcaggtagggttgtgaggccgagtataaaggaaagaagccaatgtggattacaatgcaggTAGGTGTGCTTATGACCCTGCTTGTCCTAAAACTTATATTCCAACACAGTTTTGCATCGAAATTTATCCCTAATCATTCCTTGTAATATGAACCCTAATTATCTGCATAGAttagcaaacatacctcaaATAGCATTGGTTTATGACAAAAACTTGGTAACAGGAGAAGTGAAACATTAGGGTATAAGAAATagctatataaaatgcactcatcaaatacccccacacttaaaccttTGCTtgtaatcaaacaaaaacactTAATTGCCAAGAAAATAAGATGAGTACATGACCTCGAATCTCATAAAAGATTGGGAATTCACAGACAACAAGGGGACATTAGAGACTAGAGCTTAAATAGTTGATTCTTAAGCAAAAGACTTACCCAAACTCCATACTtcctgtgtgtgtgtgcatttaCCCTAGGTATGTGCCCATGTTCCTTGGCAAAGAAAACTAGCTCAAAAGACATTATTTCGACTAAAACTAGGTGgttagtagcttcatacttcctagaggtagccctttcccttGATAGATCATCAAGTGAACAATGGTTAAGCCCAAGATCCAACTACTCAAGTGTGGCTTTCACATTTCACaaggagatagctctttctaccatcttttgccTAATTAGAAACAAAACATTGGTGGGGCATTTAATTGAATCTGACTTTTTGATAACTGAAAAAACAAACAGCTAACTCTTTCATTTAACTCTAATAGTCTATAAGAACAAATCCTTCCTAAGATACAAGAATTCCCATAGCTAGGGTAATGAATGAACCGAAAAAGGGTTTTTGAAGCAAGGGTGAGATAACCATTAAAACAACAAAGTATAATAGCTTTAATGTCACCCTTAGTCATATGAATCCCTAATAACAAgtcatagatcatcctaagtcatgcatcatcaccataaatacaaagataaccctcccccacacttgaacattacattgtcctcaatatacaACATGCAAAGCATACACCAAATAAAAGAAGacaagaaagaaaattgatGAGAGTTATTAAGGCTTCCCTAGACATGAAGAGAGATGATGGCGCTCTCAACGTCAACAGCACACTCAATCAAAATATGGCATACATCTTGTAAAGCAAGAAAGATACAACGTGAAGCttaatacaaaagaaaatacacTAAAATAAAAGACTGAAATAAAAGACTAAAATAGTAAGATAAATAGTTTAGTAGGGAACTCCCCTTGCTAACTGTATAAAATAAAGTACAAGTCCATATAAAAACAGAAATACAATATCCAAcagaaaataaaactaaaataaaagatgaattgTCAGATGCTTCTCAATAAGACTTAGACTCAGTGGCCTCAGGGTTATCTGAACTAAACTAAGACTCAGCAATGGCATCAGCAGTGGGCTCATCACTTTGCTCAGATCTAGCCTTGCTCCCAGAGTCATCTTCATCATCGAAGTCAGAGGCCTCGGATGCCTCAGACTCAAGGTCAGTAGTATTGACCCCACATAAACTCGGGAGGGGGCTGGAGAAGATGGGGGAGGAGACAACTGTAGACCAATATGTGTGGCCATCCGTAGAACACTCCGACCTGCCAACGCCAAAAGAGTAGGGAACTCATCGATGGTATGATGTGGCTAGTGGAGGGTCTAGTCAGTGGTGTAGAAGGGGAGCAAGGAGTATGGGGTAACAAAGGAGTCACTAGCTCGGCAGGAGAAACAAGGGTGTCAATACCATGGTAATGTGTCCCGTGTGCAGTATGAATAGCCTAAGCCATCCTCATCGCCTGGAGTGTATTGAGCAGGGCACTACCGTCCTCAATCCTCATACCACTTATGCCCCTCAAAGTCACATAATCCAAATGAGCTAGGAGATGTAAGGGCCGATGAATATGATTGCCACCCCAGTGTCAATTGACTTAAATGCATCGCAAGAATGATCTCGTACCCTAAGTGTATGTAAACCCCATCGACCATACTGAGCAAGTAGTCAGAATCGCGCCTGCTTACAACTCTGGTGCTATCTCCCCGCCATGTCAAAGAGTGGCTCAAAACGAAATGGTTATACCTGAGGATGGGGGATCAAAGGATGGTAGCCTTCAATTGGCGAGGATCGTAACCAAGAGAGGGGCTCAAATGGTGCTGTCAAGACTCAATAGACTCCCCTCATCATAAAGTCCTAGATAGACTGAAAACTAGGCCAGTCTCAGGTAATGCATCGTGCCAAATGCCTAAAACTAGATAGTGCTAGATTTGTGGAAACTAATTATCCCCCGTTCAAGCTCAAATGTCACCAGGAACTCTAATGTCAGCTCTCTGTATGTGGTGTCGATGACGTTGAAGACTAACACCAGACTCAATCTCTTAGTAATCCCTAGACCTCATCGTCGAGTCCCACATCATGTAGTACTTGCCAGTTAATCTCATGGGACTATCTGATCAGCTTGGTGCATAACCAATTGTATTGTAGCTAATAGATTGGTGCACCAAACATAGGCCCTGAAAGTGTAGCCTGGGAGCTACTATCTCCTCTCACGCTCTTGGGCGTAGGCCCTAATATCAATGTCTTCTTCCTCGTCATGAtcctacataaaaaaatttgtaacatGTGAAAATCCAGGAGAAATAGGGTCAACATTGTTATGCTAAATAAACAGCAAGGATGTACTAACTAGGAAAGAGCACGCTCGTGCTTGCGACTCAAGCACAAATGTGCTTACCTGGAAATAGAGTAGCGCATAGCTGAGTATGATCGTGCTTGATGTGAAGCATGCTCATGCTAAGCTTTCTTCccaaacaaaatattagttgaaaaataaaagattttctAGATTACAACATGATTAAAGCATTTCATGGCATGCAAAGTATGAAGAACACAACATACAAGAGATTTTAAATGCCATTGTCACAAAATTGAGGTCTAAAATGTTGAAGGATATGTACCTGATGCTCGAAGAAGAGAAAGTAATAATGCGAGGGAATGCTGCGAAGAAATTTGTTAAAAAGCTTAGCAAAAGCACAAGATCAATCTAGGAATGCAAGTAGAAAACTAAAGAGGAGGAAGCAAAAGTCCTCATGCACTCCCGTGACttgaaataaaaagacaaaaatggaAGTGAAATGATCACCTCTGAGCACCCCCAAATCAGCACGGTCATGCTTATGACCGTGTTGAATCCctaaaaaggaaaatatgcCGTAAAAGAACACGATCATGCTTAAGACCGTGCTTAGGACGTGCTTTTTACAAGGAAAATATTTGAAACCCAAAAAAACCAAGCACTACCCTACAAGGGGATGGCCAAATCGTGCAAATGTAAGCATGGTCACTAGTATGGGCACATGCACACCCATACTTACCcctgaaattaaaatttttgtaactCTAGCAAAATACACGACCACTAGCATGACCGTGCTGACTTGGGAAAAACAGGGCAGTTGCAACATGGCACAACTGACTTCAAAAATAAAGCCCTGGatcaaacacacaaacacttggGAAGCCCAAAATACCcatctttaataaaatattgagtCAAAAAGCAACGAACGgctaaacaaaaaatagaaacaaaagaaaacacaatgaCAAGACAGaactcaaaaaacaaaaagaaagatgcTTGGGTTGCTACCaaagaagcgcttatttaacaTCATGAGCTTGATGTATCTTAAATCTCTTAAGGGGGGTCATGGAATGGAATTTCCTCCCAATTTCCTGTAGGCTACATAAAGGAATAAGGTGTTAATGTTCCAATCAAATAGATTTCACCTTCATTTAAGATCGAAGCTAAATCGCAAGCCTTGGGAGAGTTCGGTGGACTATTCTTCTTGGTAGTTGTTGTATATTGCTTCCATCATTTTTCTGTCTCGATAGGGATTATGATCAATCAACTTATGCTCTTCCTTAGATGCTCTAATGCTAACTTGGTGGTGATTTTCGTCCTCCAAGTCATCCGGTGGTTCTTCCTCATCAAGCAATTCAGACAAATTATGCTTTATCCACATATCCTACACAAATTCAAAGACATAGTCATCAGTTACATCAATAGCATAAAACGTGTCATCAGAATCCATACAATGATGCATTGCATCTCACAACTTCAACACCACTTCTTCATCACCTACTCTTAAAACCATTCGACCATCCATGACATCGATTAATGCTTATTATGTTGCCAAAAATGGTAGCCCCAAAATTAAAGGAACCTCGGCCTTGTCATgcaaatccaaaataacaaaatccacCAGAAAAATAAATCAGTCCATCTTCACTAGCACAACTTCAACAACGCCCATAGGATGATGAACATAACAATTGGCAAGTTGAAGAGTCATCCTTGTCGGCTTAAGCTCACAAAGCCccaacttttgaaaaattttataagtcATCAAGCTGATACTTGCTCCAAGATCGGCAAGAGCTTTCTCATCAAGCATTCCCTCAATAGTACATGGGATGATAAATTCTCCCAGATCTTTCTCCTTCTTGGGGATCCTATTTGAGATGATGGTGGAATATTCCTCGCTCAAAGTAACAATGGATACCTCTTTTATCTTCCTCTTGTTCAACAACCATTCTTTGAGGAACATAGCATAGTGAGGCAATTGAGCAAGAGCCTCAATAAATGGGACATTGATGTGTAGGGTCTTGAACATCTCTTGGAATTTCTAAAATTGCTTATCTTGTTGATCTTTCTTTACCTTAGCTGGATAAGGTAGCTTAGGTTGGAAACTAGGAATCTTGCTTTGCTCCTTGACTTGCTCATTCTCACTTTGCTCAACACTATCCTTTGTGGATTTATCTTCCATAATTACTACCTCTGGTTCAAAAACTTCTTTCTCACACACTTAGGCAGCGATAGAAATCAATTCCCTTCCGCTTCTTAAAGtcactaataagtgcttgtgtgttaagaatgtgaagtattctttccttacgatgagcattacttctaTCAGGTTTAAGAGCTAATACATGAGTATCTGTGTTCCTTTgagcatgtagggttatgaagttaagtattaaaaaaagaagccaaaagtagatcatgaacgcactatttggtggaatgttggaagcaacaaatgcgaagacacaagtggggctctaagatacgtcaatgtgtgccaatctccatgtattcaagccattacaatgacttgaaggggcacgaaggcagtcacatttacgtatcccaacttgtgcaatgatatcaagatcttcaccaatgaacccgtttattgaagaagcgatgtgatctacagcataaacgtgtgcctgtttatgttggcTTGATGAGAAGCGTGGAattaggagtattttggcggagtaccgtagcaggttactgtagcaatccaatgtagcagttactctTCACAACCAGCTGAAAATCaaatttccagagaatccacacgggcgtatggaaactCCCTAcgcccgtgttgaaattccacaagcccgtgacgagaatccacaggggcatgtggatgcccaattccaaccctatttaagccgcgattcggCCCAATtttgggatccatctttcatccttctctccaacttttccctatctttttggaggccgtcggctaggacTTTGAGGGGATTTTGGCAAGTGTTTGGGGTGAGTCTATTGATTCGACACCGatctccacttggaagaaggttattggggaagcttttattactaccgatccggcgaggtgtgcccttggCCGAacaaggagacctttggaggagaagaggctactctacaagaccatcgacacgaataccgagggggtttttctatggattacttgtttttacattcgatttcattgttgattgtaactagctccatggagagccaaacccctagtgggtacttggatttgtgaaccctaggatgtatttgtttcattaatcttctgttatgttttccttaattgatgtctttaattgagtttaatcttgaatgtttgttgcatgatttctcccttagagtgacattaggattgagagtctacattggtaacctttgtgagtgagtgacacaccatgagggttagacattgcaagtttggagagggtcgagggggtgagtcgagaggtagcggaacgtcccctttccccctcTGATgtaatttattctacctccgtattccaagagttctttgcggtcatagtagagtcaatgggctaagggatgacctccgctgggcttagttgcaaaggcaatggagtgaagcgttgaagtgactttagcacctagggcttaattgcgactagggatctttcgcctggatcaaaggtttagatctatacaatggaatagggtttatcacttggaatccctagagtgtcttgcaactctgcatagtgtgaggtgttgaaagtGATCAATTTCTCCGtgcgggacatagtgtagagttagtcacggttgaccttaggtttgggaccatgtgtttaaggattttctcAACTCATTAAGTGTCAGTTAGgaaatataatagttgatttttcACTTGACGCAAGTGtcttaggtggaacaatatccaagtGCCCttcttctatcgattgccttacctctcatctatctgtgcttctctctttcttgtttcttttattcttgttttcattacatttataaaaaaaaatcattattctatcttcacttagttagatagcaatcttggtatttttatcacctactccctgtggatacgatacccactcacttgggatttattacattgacaaacccgtacacttgcaggtcacacgcaaggggcattatcaagtttttggcgtcgttgctggggagtaggcatttagagatactttgcactttgctattttagctattcatcattcattttatttcatatcttcttattctatcatcattctaattttgttttcttattttttggtgcaactccaggttatgacccaagggaaccctttgatattaattttaggtgatcttgaacttgaacatacactcagaagaaagggtaaagaacctatgcaagaactgTCAAATCTAGCTAAAGTGGAAtttgaaggatctgacaacatgtaagaaaagaatgaacaacagagaacactttctgactaTGTTGGAccttcagttttgggcacacaattgAGATTGTGCAACCCTGATCACagctccaaattttgagcttaagtcggcattcatccaaatgagtCAATCatcagcgcagttcaatggtttggccgatgattacccaaacaatcatattgagaacttcttggaagtttgtgatatatTGAAGATTAACgatgttatggatgatgctatatgattgagagctttcccattctctcttaaGGAAGAGGaaagcagtggctatactctttaccacgagcatccatcatgacatggaatgagatggtcgaagcttttcttataagatacttccctccggggaaatcagcaaagcttcaCACTAAGATATCATTATTTGTTCAGATGAAGCTTGAGTCCTTGTTTGAGATATCGGAGtgattcaaggatcttttgtggAAGTGTGacaagtgtctaaatgtacatatttctgTATATGTATTAGttgcttctagcatgtatttttactagaattgatgcctgttttgtgcttaatcgtgtattatttgctttgcagggcatgggaacgccatggaggacacgaagatataatttgggcgaaaaggaGGAGAAAAATAGGTCACAGTACTGCAGCGTATTCCTTGTAGAAAACTGTAGATGAAGTGATGTAGCAGTGGTAATGTAGCACCGGCACTGTAgctgccactgtagcacctggagagttttcaagacaGAAtttgaatcatggcatacggcctcaatgctggccggtatagagcccgggatgatcactgtagcacaaaggaagttaattgattgaaggcatactggctcaataagGTGCTCATAGAGCCAGTATGGATAGTATTTGGAGTGCATATGAAGAGTTTTCTTGCcccgaacagtgtcaatgaggagctcaatgaggtcttcattgagccagtataccacctcgGGATTGATGGATCTTGGAGTAATGATGAGGGATAAAAAGGGTGTTTTTGAGGGAAGAAAAGGGGGACTTTTTGGAGGACTTTTTGGGAGGGACTGAGAGGGTTCTTGGAAGCCACCACttgggaggaaggagagaaacgaagacatcatattcttgggagatttggcttgatgcttgggaagatcaagggcttgaacttcaaggggaagcttcatcatcaaggaagGAGAAGCATTTGGCACctttagggctagaagaagcgtcattcggccggcattctccctcctcttcatcattcggactagggagtgtcatttatgtatttacttcttcattttgttGTGTTCAagacatttatttgtatgatggcacactagacccccaaggccaccggatgttggtgaaccttgggggggttcatcatgtattttggattcttcacttttatttggaatgcattggtgtgatttgtggtttagctcatgttgtttcatgcctagaactataatatggagaaatccttagttcttatttgagttgtatacatagatgtgacctactcatgcGTACTAGATCATCATTGAGCTAAAAGGTGAgatatgataagtgtctaaatgtatgtatttgagtgtatgtatttgttatctctagcatgtattttcattagaattgatgcacgttttgtgcttaatcgtgtgttatttggtTTGTAGGGCAcaggaacaccatggatgacacgaggatatgattggggtgaaaaagagaagaaaaccagggcgcGGTATTGTAggtatttactgtagcaaaagtactatagcTGGGAGTACTGCAGCATCGACAATGTAGCAGGATTACTGTAGCTTTCACTGTAGCATCTGGAGAGTTTCATGTCAGGATTTTGATCAtggcatatggcctcaatgctgctcggtatagagcccgggatgatcactgtagctataatagaagatatttacttgatgggtTTGCCCACACTGCAAATGAGGTGTcgatgttgagctccatagcgagtggcatAGCACTGAGGATGGGAGCCATAGAGGAGTGGTCTAGCACTCAGGATGGGGGCCCATcagagtggtatagcactcgggatgagGATCATAGGGGTATGATGAGGGTATAAAGAGGATCTTTGGGAAAAAGATGAACTTCTTTGGGAGGACTTATCGGGTGGACTTTTTGAAGATGGCGTACCATCACTTGGGAAGAAGGAGAAAATGAAGATATTATATTCTTGAGGAGATTTTGGcctgaagcttgggaagatcaaagGTTTGAACTTCAaggagaagcttcatcatcaagggaggagaagcattcggcaccttttgggctagaagaagcatcattcggccggcattcttcCTCCCCTTCATCATTctgactagggagtgccatttatgcatttacttcttgcttttgttgtgtttgagacatttatttttgtgatggcacactagacccccaaggccaccggatgtaggtgaaccttggggggtttatcatgtattttggatgcttcacttttatttggaatgcattggtgtgatttgtggtttagctcatgttgcttcatgcctagaactataatacagagaaatccttagttcttacttgagttgtacacgtagacgtgacctactcacgtgtactagatcactTTTGAGCTAAAAGCGGAGatccttgaccaacatgccgagaaattggatgttggttgcccctccgaaccatgaggatgaacttaggttaagtgcatccTTATTGCGCGATCTCCATGTTCTTAACGCAATCGTAGGAATTTgactaaggagaaatcattgtcatcatttgtatgggattagggtttgactaccgagaaatcggggttgaactattgttgagatccgtcggtctaaatcacccatgCCATCTATTCTTTTGCATCCATGCATCATGGTGAACcgctcttgggaatcctcatcccgaggcctattcttatcattattgctcttgCGATTTCCTTGCTTATTGTGGGACTGCTACACTtgtattcttatttatattattgcacgTATTAGAGTAACACCATGTTtcaattgtaaggttagaaagtaagtgttggaggagtaataggagctccttggccccgtggaatactacgacccatgtgtcactcacagggtattacttggcgatcgcGTACACTTACGGgcaagcaatcaagtttttggctccgttGCCAGGGAGTTAacgaattctaggaaacttctagcttattgctctaaccattttttcttctatttctttttttcatttgttttatttctttttgagcttaactgtctttatctttattgactttgcaaggtattgtgcatgacacgagcaaatccatcaaatctaGTTGAACAAGacagtgaaattgagagaaccttgcatTGAAGGCTTAGAGAAGTGGGTGAAAGCACTAGGGAAAGAAGCATTGAAATCGAGGATAGAGAATCTGTAGTTATGGCCGAAGAAAGACGTACTTTGTCCGAGTATGAAAGGTCACAATTCACGGGTGAAGAATTCAGTGTGCAAGCTCCATCCATCgccacaaataattttgagatcaaggcaagcaccatcggcatgatccaaaattcaatccaatttaatggtcttgcaaatgaagatgcccatGATAATCTCACCCGTTTTCTTCAAAATTGTTCTACcttcaagataaacggggtgattAACGATACGATCCGGCAATGATTGTTCcctttcagtttgagagatggagcataCCGTTAGCTTACATCCTTACCGCCAGGatcgatcaaaacatggaaagatatgaTGGAAAAATTCTTGGGAAGTTATTTTCCTCCTAGCAAAGCAGTgaagctaaggcaagaaatttctgCATTCAAACAAGGGGAGTCGGAAACATTTTTTAAAGCTTATGAGAGATTTAAGgatcttctccgatgatgccccatcatggctttgcttcttggatgcgaGTTTAGATCATCTACAATGGGTTAAACTAATCaacccgtcaattaattgatgccgtAGCGGGTGGATCCCTTTGCAACAGGTACCCCGATGAAACCGAGCAACTACTTAAATCAATGGAAAGCAATGAGTATAATTAggcctcaagaggtgcaccacaaaaAGGTGCCGGAATCTATGAAGTCAGCGCTAATGATGCTCTTGTAGCGAAGGTTGATGTTTTGTCTCAAAAGTTAGATTTGCTCATGAGGAGTAGCTCAAAGTCGGAGTcagtgatgagttgtagcacttgtggtggagggcatgAAGTTGTTCATTA
This genomic interval from Dioscorea cayenensis subsp. rotundata cultivar TDr96_F1 unplaced genomic scaffold, TDr96_F1_v2_PseudoChromosome.rev07_lg8_w22 25.fasta BLBR01000253.1, whole genome shotgun sequence contains the following:
- the LOC120253931 gene encoding uncharacterized protein LOC120253931; the protein is MFKTLHINVPFIEALAQLPHYAMFLKEWLLNKRKIKEVSIVTLSEEYSTIISNRIPKKEKDLGEFIIPCTIEGMLDEKALADLGASISLMTYKIFQKLGLCELKPTRMTLQLANCYVHHPMGVVEVVLVKMD